GAGTCGCAGTACTGGCGCTCGTAGCCCTGGAACACCTCGCTGCTTATGATTGCTCCTCTTGGCCGCCTTTCATGGCATGTATTAAAGATAAATGGTAGCTAACCAGACCTGGCCGCTGCCACCGCCGAGAGGAGGTTGAGTAGTCAGCCGTTTGCGTAGGTGAAAGATGCTATGTACGTCCTTGATCCATCGCCCGCCGTCCAGGATTGACCCATGCACTTGAGACAGACAATACTGGGCGCGCATCGAAGCAGACTTCATTGCTATGTCCCGGATCCACCGCCCCCTGTCCTGCTTGACCCATCCACAGGAATCAACACCGGACGCACCGGCTCGTCGTCGATGCCAACGGGCTGTTTCATTGCGATGTCAAGGGGGACCGCGGAAGGGCCGCACTGGTGCCTGTGCTACGCGCTACTCGCTAGCGGCGTCAATTGGgaaggggcggctagggtttgaacAGGGAGGAGGAGACACGGCTTGCGTGGATTTTTCGTTGGTTGCGTGCGTGGGTATGACGGTTTTGCTGGTTCTTTCGCCGGATCGCATGGGGGTGGGACCACGTAATTAAGAAGAACGAATCACGTTTGGGGTGGAACGTACGCAGGGAAAACCAACAGCGCACGGGAGGGAGGCTCGACGAAGGGTTCGACGACGTAAGACGGGAAACGGAACACTGCGTTTCTTTTAGGTATTATTATATTATTATTAGAGAATTAGAGATTAGAgatagagattagagattatttgttttctaaagcaaattgcattaatgagagagatccgttgatttggctaaggtaggaaagaatctattatttatttgctaaagcaaattgcattaatgggagagattcGTTGATTtgactaaggtaggaaagaatctattatttgttttctaaagcaaattgcattaatgagagagattcatTGATTTGCCTAAGGTAGGAAAGTTAGATCCGTGATCTTTTGTCATTAGGAAAGTGTTGAAAATAAACCGTACCGGACTACCAACTCCTCCATTAGGTTTTTTTTCGCTGGTTAATTTTTGTAGGTTTTTTTTCGCTGGATTGTCTTGGGTGCGATCAGAGGTTAGGCCCTAGAGTGCGTGGGGGCGGGTACGCGATTTTTTCGGTTCGTGGCGGCTCAGTGTGAGGTGAGATGAGGTACAAAAAAAACCATAGGAGATGGGACGAAAAAAAATCTGAAAGCGGGACTACCAAttgcttcattaggagtagagatctaTCAACATCTTAGCAATCAAAACACAATAGAAAGAATCTTAGGGGGAAAAAACAATAGAAAGTACCCCTATCAGTCAACAAAAGGGTCAGCAGATTCATCCAAATAGGTAGTACCAGTTGAACCAACCCACGGATAAATCCATCATGGTGCACTTCAACGCTGAATCGAACATCGTCCGGGCCTGCATTGTACATAATAATCTTGGATCGAGCAGATTTGGTAGACAAACCTTATGGCATACTCCCtttatttctaaatataagtctttttagacattaagAAGGACTACACATATGGATATAGACGCATTTTAGAGTACAGATTtattcattttgtttcgtatgtagtccataattAAAATCTTTAAAAGATTCAGGAACGGAGGTTGTATGAATCTTCTTTTCGCTATATTAGTCTCCTCATTAATCTGACGTGTGCGTACAAAACACCATGGCTCTGACTCTATGATCAAAGTTGCGAAGATCTCCGTGACGAATGCATAGTCAATACAGGGCCAGATCTGAATCATCATAAATAAACGTCCACTGCACATAATTAATAATTTGTTTACATACAGACATACTGTACACTTTAAGCATACATTCTGCTCGTGTTTCATAACAATCATGTAGGACCAACTATCACGGAGGGCGTGCATGCTTTCCAGTGGAAATTTCATTTCACTTCTTTCCAGGTACACAGCCAATGCTGTACTATAATATATACACTGCTCGGAAATAATCAGGAAGACCTTTTGTTTCGTACACGTACACCACCAATCTCTCTTGTAAACATCACTGCAAGAGGTTGGAGAGCCCAGCCCTCACGCGTGTTCTTCATGAAATGACACGCAATTGTCATGCGTGTTCAGGAGAGAAAAGCTCAGGCAGTATACATGCCTCTTAGGCCTCCTCCTCGAGGGCGAACAATCTTGCCTCCACAGACACGGATAGAGTCGCAGAAATCTCTCTTCTTGAGAAACTTCTTGATATCTTCTAGTATGACCGGTGTGTTTTGGATTATCATCTTCTTGCACTGAATTACAATATGGTACGATTGAGAATGATACTACTGAAAATAGATACACTACACTTCAATAGAAGATATATTTAGATGCTTACCTTCTGTACGAAACTCTCTGTGTTGTTGCATCCTTTCAGAAGTATCTCGATTATCTTGAGCTGTCAAGACCAGATCAATGGCAGGTTTAAGTTTCCTCTTTTGGCTAGTCACTCACTTTTACCACACAAAAGCTGTTAAGTAGATAGAGAGGCATCTGGGTGCCAGTGCAAATATGAAAGAAAACTGGCATTATTTATGTGCTGCATAAAAACCAAAAATGCACCTAATCCAGCACCGACACTTCCTGGCTGATAGGACTTTTAAACTGGGAGAAGCTCGACCAAGACTCATGTTCGTGAGTCTCAACTAGATTAGCAATCAGATATGGAACACCCTTGCTATCACCGGTTCTGTATCAGACCACCCTTGCCAGCATTGGCAGTTCCcagctaatactccctccgtccgaaaaaagcttgtccatttgagggacaagctttttcggatggAGAGAGTAGGTTGCAAGTCAGCATTTGAAACCATAATCACCTACTCAACCCAACCCACCACTCCTTACAACTACGCTAGTTAATTGTCCGTGATATGCCATGTAGGAAATAAATTGATCAGTGAAAATAACATGCAACTGGCCACTCCCTACCATGTTCCATAACATTTCGGCATTGCATTAGTCACTAGGTTGTTGGCTCTACTTGATGTCTGAATTCCAAACTGAAGATAACCTGGACAAACAACCTAGTACTTGGGAGTGTTCGACAAGATAGGAAACTATAGATACACGATAAATCTTTCCCTGGTTTATGCTTGTACAAACAATCCCAATATGGACTGACTAGTAGTTTTCGTACTATAGAGCAGAGAGCTCCATCCTAGTGAGATAAACTACAGTATCAACATGGTGGATAATAGCAGAGAAATGAAGAGAAGAGTGACAAGGGTTGAGCTAAGTTATTCATTGCTATATCCTCTCCTAACATAAGAAAGATAAAGAAAGGGCTAATAAGCTCTTGAGAACTAGATTTCGATGTATACTCATACACCAAATGTAACTCGGGAGTTTCAGAACATAATAATTTAAAGAAATCAGACACAAAGGACATAGGGACGAACATAATAGTTCAAAAGGAAGAAATCGTATAAAGAATACCTCCATCTCAGGGTCTTCAAGACCAGCACGAATCTCATCAACAACCTCATGGCAAAGGGTGCAAGCATGTTCATGTCCTGGGAGGCGAATGTATGTAACTTCCTCACAAAGACTTGCTGATACGCAAAATTCTTCAGGGCTTAGAGAATCAATTTGTTCGAAGAACAGTGCTGCATAATAATCAACCAACTTTGTACACTGCCATGTAAAAATCAAGAGCACATTGAAATACGAAATGCTTGATTTAGAACATAGGTATAAGTACAATAACTATTTAAGAAATAGAGCATTTGATTTTACTTTTAAGTTAAAAAATACCTCTAACTTAAGTGAATGAAATTTCAAACAAGCTTGGTGAAGAGTATCTATAATTTCGATCCGTGTCTCATTCTCCTTCAAATAGAAGAGGGTTTCTGTGGCAAACTGCTCACAAAGTTGGCATAGTTGTGGACTTCCCTTTGTTGTAAGAGATACCGTGTTCTCATTTAATCTCTTTTCGACAACTACAACAAAATCAAATAAATAAGACATAAAAACTGATTCAAACAAGGATGAATATCCAAGTATttgaaaacaaaattcaaaaatatatttgaaaatgtagacaacaagcaaacaaacaaaATTCTGAAAACAATAGTATGTAACAAGGTCATGTGTATTACTCATATATTATAttacaccctaaaccctaagaaccAGTGACACAAAGATCTCGGTTAAGTAGGTCTCCGATGTGTAGAAGATTGATAGAAGATTATCGGTAATCATCAGCATGCTATGGGCCTGACTTTATCCTGGCATAATTAACAAGATTGGAACATATAAAAGTATTTGAAGTAGTAATCAGTGACAATTGTCTGTTGGTGAGTCCATGAGTGGATATACAGAAATTAGAGGGGCGAGGGAAAAAGATAGGCATTGATTAGTTTCTTTACATAGAGATAAGAGAGATAAAGGATTTGGGAATGGAGATCCCTCCTCATTCAACTTTATATTAATGTTTGAATAACGGATGCTCCTCACATTCAGATAAACAGATATAAAACCTTATACCTTCCATTCTCCTTCCTGAGAAGTGGACGGTTTCCGAATTAATTTTCAATCCTGGAAGGATACAGGTACTTCCACTAGACTTGGGTCCAGACCAGTTCGCAACCAAATGAATATAGTGATAATTTTAGTTCCTACTTCTGGCTGGACCTCAAATATCCATGGGAGGATAACATAATCCTTGCATCTCAAACAGGGCCTAACATAGCATCATCATGTGCACTATTTTATGAATATCGATCTGGGAGTTCTAGTCACGATTTTGTGTTACCTTCAGTATATAATCTCGTATTACCATAATAGAAGGAAAATTCTACTCAGGAAAACAAAACAGCCGTTAGAAAATAAATCTTGTATTGCTTGCTTACAACTGGATGCAGGATCGAGGTTAAGCGGCCACATACCAGTATGGTCCAAGGCCAAGATTCTACTGCCCAAAAggacaacgccagtgatgaacaaaGCAAAAAGTCTTGAGCCCATTTTGTCTGTTAATAAAGAGATGGACAAGCAATTAAATgtaacaactactccctctgtcccataatataagaaagtttttgacactagtgtagtgtcaaaaacgctcttatattatgggacggagggagtatacaaaAGAGAGAAGTATATACATAATAACATCAAAATTTTGCTAATTCTTAAAAGATGATTCAAGGTTAACTGAGGTAAATCTACAGATAATTAATTTCCCTTCATACACAAATCTGAACAAAGGTCTCAGTTCCATCTTCCTTCTTGTAT
The sequence above is a segment of the Triticum dicoccoides isolate Atlit2015 ecotype Zavitan chromosome 1A, WEW_v2.0, whole genome shotgun sequence genome. Coding sequences within it:
- the LOC119289228 gene encoding proactivator polypeptide-like 1 is translated as MGSRLFALFITGVVLLGSRILALDHTVVEKRLNENTVSLTTKGSPQLCQLCEQFATETLFYLKENETRIEIIDTLHQACLKFHSLKLECTKLVDYYAALFFEQIDSLSPEEFCVSASLCEEVTYIRLPGHEHACTLCHEVVDEIRAGLEDPEMELKIIEILLKGCNNTESFVQKCKKMIIQNTPVILEDIKKFLKKRDFCDSIRVCGGKIVRPRGGGLRGMYTA